A genome region from Streptosporangiales bacterium includes the following:
- a CDS encoding PQQ-binding-like beta-propeller repeat protein, producing the protein MSSSGGHYGGGNWGQGDDPWGQGGQPAPDPAQGNQQQQPWVQPTQEWGGQAQEPPAPGSWDAGPPSSQGWDTGPPPQGDQGWGGQQQQPPPGQQPPPGGYAPGGQPQWGAPPPPPGGGYGPPPPKPPGGSNKGLIIGLSAGGGVFVLIIIIVIIVVATSGGGGSPTGGPSGSANVETQRKQSWSVPEPDSEKSATTLSAFPSKDNSTLVRISQAGITGYNAQDGKEKWTIAVPEGTALCAASREAPDDVAAMVFGADEKCTTVAAVDVVQGKQLWSNNFKVNDANYAPRNAAVSAAAGKIYVSTGERVIRYDAKLAPASSGEALPLSAAPKEEGCSTGDVRATDKGALATMTCGYGEKSYLIALTPSDKGLTSVFTTEIKSESRLSSFGIVSATPPIIHVDNASDHGELRLFDDKGVQTKVIQSRGDGGAMALRPSFGTTGFNDMRDDYPVQVVGTTLIAMKDKGSDYKAKPAVIAVNLTTGEREWTKEIDTPGDGVMVRTADAAKVTILTTGGYDADYTTKHPPQLSTIDPAKKGATAPGDKIDIGDDSASSTSFSYSGLYSMGKYLLMLKLNKSGDGAMLTGFGPK; encoded by the coding sequence GTGTCGTCATCTGGAGGCCACTACGGTGGCGGGAACTGGGGTCAGGGCGATGACCCCTGGGGGCAGGGTGGCCAGCCGGCTCCCGACCCGGCGCAAGGGAACCAGCAGCAGCAGCCCTGGGTGCAACCCACCCAGGAGTGGGGCGGCCAGGCGCAGGAGCCGCCGGCCCCCGGCAGCTGGGACGCCGGCCCGCCGAGCAGCCAGGGCTGGGACACCGGCCCACCGCCACAGGGCGACCAGGGCTGGGGTGGCCAGCAGCAGCAGCCCCCTCCGGGTCAGCAGCCCCCTCCGGGTGGATACGCCCCCGGCGGGCAGCCGCAGTGGGGGGCTCCGCCTCCTCCACCGGGTGGTGGTTACGGGCCTCCGCCGCCCAAGCCGCCGGGCGGCTCGAACAAGGGCCTGATCATCGGACTCAGCGCGGGTGGCGGCGTCTTCGTCCTCATCATCATCATCGTCATCATCGTCGTGGCCACGTCGGGCGGGGGCGGGTCGCCCACCGGCGGACCGAGCGGCAGCGCGAACGTCGAGACCCAGCGCAAGCAGTCGTGGTCCGTGCCGGAGCCCGACTCGGAGAAGTCCGCCACCACGCTCAGCGCCTTCCCGTCGAAGGACAACTCCACCCTGGTGCGGATCAGCCAGGCGGGCATCACCGGCTACAACGCCCAGGACGGCAAGGAGAAGTGGACCATCGCCGTCCCCGAGGGCACCGCGCTCTGCGCGGCCTCGCGTGAGGCGCCCGACGACGTCGCCGCGATGGTCTTCGGCGCGGACGAGAAGTGCACGACGGTCGCGGCCGTCGACGTGGTCCAGGGCAAGCAGCTCTGGTCGAACAACTTCAAGGTCAACGACGCGAACTACGCGCCGAGGAACGCCGCGGTGTCCGCCGCCGCCGGCAAGATCTACGTGTCGACCGGCGAGCGGGTGATCAGGTACGACGCCAAGCTGGCGCCGGCCTCGTCCGGTGAGGCGCTGCCGCTGTCCGCGGCGCCGAAGGAGGAAGGCTGCTCGACCGGTGACGTCCGGGCGACCGACAAGGGTGCGCTCGCGACGATGACCTGCGGCTACGGCGAGAAGAGCTACCTGATCGCCCTGACCCCGTCCGACAAGGGCCTGACCTCGGTGTTCACCACGGAGATCAAGTCCGAGAGCAGGCTCTCGAGCTTCGGCATCGTGAGCGCCACCCCGCCGATCATCCACGTCGACAACGCCTCCGACCACGGCGAGCTGCGACTGTTCGACGACAAGGGCGTGCAGACCAAGGTCATCCAGTCCCGCGGCGACGGCGGCGCCATGGCCCTGCGGCCGAGCTTCGGGACGACCGGGTTCAACGACATGCGCGACGACTACCCGGTGCAGGTCGTCGGCACCACCCTGATCGCGATGAAGGACAAGGGGTCCGACTACAAGGCGAAGCCCGCGGTCATCGCCGTCAACCTCACGACCGGCGAGCGGGAGTGGACGAAGGAGATCGACACGCCGGGGGATGGGGTCATGGTGCGTACCGCGGACGCCGCCAAGGTCACCATCCTGACGACGGGTGGCTACGACGCCGACTACACGACGAAGCACCCGCCGCAGCTGTCGACGATCGACCCGGCGAAGAAGGGGGCGACCGCCCCCGGGGACAAGATCGACATCGGCGACGACAGCGCCTCGTCGACCAGCTTCAGCTACAGCGGTCTCTACTCGATGGGGAAATACCTGCTCATGCTGAAGCTCAACAAGTCCGGTGACGGTGCCATGCTCACCGGCTTCGGCCCGAAGTAG
- a CDS encoding holo-ACP synthase — translation MIVGVGVDVVPVERFATALERTPGLAARVFTPAERQLPVASLAARFAAKEAVAKALGVPAGLEWHDCEVVGGGGGRPVLEVRGTVQDWAARLGVRSWHLSLSHDGGMAVAMVVAEA, via the coding sequence GTGATCGTCGGAGTGGGTGTGGACGTCGTCCCCGTCGAGCGGTTCGCGACGGCGCTGGAGCGGACGCCCGGGCTGGCCGCCCGGGTGTTCACTCCCGCCGAGCGCCAGCTGCCGGTGGCGTCGCTCGCGGCCAGGTTCGCCGCCAAGGAGGCGGTGGCCAAGGCGCTGGGCGTGCCGGCCGGCCTGGAGTGGCATGACTGCGAGGTCGTCGGGGGCGGCGGCGGGCGTCCCGTGCTCGAGGTGCGGGGCACCGTGCAGGACTGGGCGGCCAGGCTCGGCGTCCGCAGCTGGCACCTCTCGCTGAGCCACGACGGCGGCATGGCCGTCGCCATGGTGGTGGCGGAGGCATGA
- a CDS encoding NAD(P)H-hydrate dehydratase, whose amino-acid sequence MRRAHVVDDVRAAERALMARLPDGALMQRAAAGLASTCARLLPRVYGSRVVLLVGSGDNGGDALYAGTRLARRGARVSALLVGSRVHEQGIAALRRAGGAVVTDPAALAVLDDADLVVDGLLGIGGRGGLREPAATVAGRVAETGATVVAVDLPSGVDASTGEVDGVAVRADVTVTFGTWKPGLLVDPAATYAGAVELVDIGLADDLPAAAVEALQAADVAALLPAPAGESDKYRRGVVGVVAGSDRFPGAAVLAVTAAARAGAGMVRYSGPRRVADAVLAELPSTVVHEGMPADAGRVQAWIVGPGVDTDEIAAERLAQVLASDVPVLVDADGLGVLAATLGDGPLDRSAPTLLTPHAGEFARLAGADRAEVEARRLTHVRDLADRLGVTVLLKGSTTLVAAPGMPVRANPTGTPWLATGGTGDVLSGLCGALLAQGLSPRDAGSVGAYLHGLAARLAADSVDCLRRPGGSAPISAERLVPAITDAWRSLSGGLGQ is encoded by the coding sequence ATGAGACGGGCGCACGTGGTCGACGACGTCCGCGCCGCCGAGCGGGCGCTGATGGCGCGGCTACCGGATGGTGCGCTCATGCAGCGCGCCGCCGCCGGGCTCGCCTCGACGTGCGCGCGCCTGCTGCCCCGCGTGTACGGCTCCCGCGTCGTGCTGCTCGTCGGCAGCGGTGACAACGGCGGCGACGCGCTGTACGCGGGCACGCGGCTCGCCCGGCGCGGTGCGCGGGTCAGCGCCCTGCTCGTCGGGTCGCGCGTGCACGAGCAGGGGATCGCCGCGCTTCGTCGCGCCGGCGGGGCCGTGGTGACGGATCCGGCTGCTCTCGCCGTCCTCGACGACGCCGACCTCGTCGTCGACGGGCTGCTGGGTATCGGCGGGCGCGGCGGGCTCCGCGAGCCGGCGGCGACGGTGGCCGGGCGCGTGGCCGAGACGGGCGCGACCGTGGTGGCGGTCGACCTGCCGAGCGGGGTCGACGCCTCGACCGGTGAGGTCGACGGCGTCGCCGTACGGGCCGACGTCACCGTCACCTTCGGCACCTGGAAGCCCGGCCTGCTCGTCGACCCCGCGGCGACGTACGCGGGCGCGGTCGAGCTCGTCGACATCGGCCTCGCGGACGACCTGCCGGCCGCGGCCGTCGAGGCGCTGCAGGCTGCGGACGTCGCGGCGCTGCTGCCCGCGCCGGCCGGCGAGTCCGACAAGTACCGGCGCGGCGTCGTCGGGGTCGTCGCCGGCAGCGACCGCTTCCCCGGCGCGGCCGTGCTCGCCGTCACCGCCGCGGCCAGGGCCGGAGCCGGCATGGTGCGCTACTCGGGTCCGCGGCGGGTAGCCGACGCCGTGCTCGCCGAACTGCCGTCGACGGTGGTCCACGAGGGCATGCCCGCCGACGCCGGCCGCGTCCAGGCATGGATCGTCGGGCCGGGCGTCGACACCGACGAGATCGCCGCGGAGCGACTCGCCCAGGTGCTCGCGAGCGACGTGCCCGTCCTGGTCGACGCCGACGGCCTCGGCGTCCTCGCCGCCACGCTGGGCGACGGTCCCCTCGACCGGTCGGCGCCCACCCTGCTGACGCCGCACGCCGGCGAGTTCGCAAGGCTCGCCGGCGCCGATCGGGCCGAGGTCGAGGCGCGCCGGCTGACCCACGTACGCGACCTCGCCGACCGGCTGGGGGTCACGGTCCTGCTGAAGGGGTCGACCACCCTCGTCGCCGCCCCCGGCATGCCCGTCCGCGCCAACCCGACGGGCACCCCGTGGCTCGCGACCGGGGGCACCGGCGACGTGCTCTCCGGCCTGTGCGGGGCCTTGCTCGCGCAGGGGCTGTCGCCGCGTGACGCCGGCAGCGTCGGCGCGTACCTGCATGGCCTCGCCGCCCGCCTCGCGGCCGACAGTGTTGACTGCCTCCGGCGGCCTGGCGGCAGTGCTCCGATCTCGGCGGAGCGCCTCGTCCCCGCGATCACCGACGCCTGGCGCTCGCTCTCCGGGGGCCTGGGACAATAG
- a CDS encoding alanine racemase, whose translation MVPGEARIDLDAVSSNVAALREHAGGAGLMAVVKADGYGHGMLPVARAALAGGAGWLGVALIDEALELRVAGVYAPLLAWLTVPGDRFAAAVAADVDLGAGASWTLDEIAKGAVEADRPARVHLKIDTGLSRGGATVADWPELVRSARRHEADGLVRVVGVWSHLACADEPGHPSLDAQLTAFRDALAYAEAQGLRPEVRHLANSAATLTLPGARYDLVRTGIAAYGLTPVPQLGGPERYGLRPAMTLLGRLAVVKRVAGGAAVSYGHTYRTERPTTLALVPLGYGDGVPRAASSRAEVLVAGRRRRIAGRVCMDQFVVDLGDDAAAAGDEAVLFGPGDAGEPTAQDWAEVLDTISYEIVTRVGARVPRTYEAPRDGREERRS comes from the coding sequence ATGGTTCCGGGCGAGGCGAGGATCGACCTCGACGCCGTCAGTTCCAACGTCGCGGCGCTGCGCGAGCACGCCGGCGGCGCCGGGCTGATGGCGGTGGTCAAGGCCGACGGTTACGGGCACGGCATGCTGCCCGTAGCGCGGGCCGCGCTCGCCGGCGGCGCGGGCTGGCTCGGCGTCGCCCTGATCGACGAGGCCCTGGAGCTGCGTGTGGCCGGCGTCTACGCCCCGCTGCTGGCCTGGCTCACGGTTCCCGGTGACAGGTTCGCCGCCGCCGTGGCCGCCGACGTCGACCTCGGTGCGGGTGCGTCCTGGACGCTCGACGAGATCGCGAAGGGCGCTGTGGAGGCCGATCGGCCCGCGCGCGTCCACCTCAAGATCGACACCGGGCTCTCGCGCGGCGGCGCGACGGTCGCCGACTGGCCCGAGCTGGTGCGGTCGGCGCGGCGGCACGAGGCCGACGGCCTCGTCCGGGTGGTCGGCGTGTGGTCGCACCTCGCATGCGCCGACGAGCCGGGACACCCGTCCCTCGACGCCCAGCTCACGGCCTTCCGCGACGCCCTGGCGTATGCGGAGGCGCAGGGACTCCGTCCCGAGGTGCGGCACCTGGCGAACTCGGCGGCGACGCTCACGCTGCCCGGCGCACGGTACGACCTCGTCCGCACGGGCATCGCGGCGTACGGGCTCACCCCGGTGCCGCAGCTCGGCGGGCCGGAACGCTACGGCCTGCGTCCGGCCATGACCCTGCTCGGGCGACTCGCCGTGGTGAAGCGGGTGGCAGGGGGCGCCGCGGTCTCGTACGGACACACCTACCGCACCGAGCGGCCGACCACGCTCGCGCTGGTGCCATTGGGCTACGGCGACGGCGTGCCGCGCGCGGCGTCGAGCCGGGCGGAGGTCCTCGTGGCGGGTCGGCGGCGGCGGATCGCGGGGCGGGTGTGCATGGACCAGTTCGTCGTCGACCTCGGCGACGACGCCGCGGCCGCCGGCGACGAGGCCGTCCTGTTCGGTCCCGGCGACGCCGGGGAGCCGACCGCGCAGGACTGGGCGGAGGTCCTCGACACGATCTCGTATGAGATCGTCACGAGAGTCGGTGCGCGGGTGCCGCGTACGTACGAGGCGCCGCGTGACGGACGGGAGGAGCGGAGGTCGTGA